In Anopheles gambiae chromosome 2, idAnoGambNW_F1_1, whole genome shotgun sequence, a single window of DNA contains:
- the LOC133392166 gene encoding uncharacterized protein LOC133392166, with translation MTKLDSKLVLLVLVGATTLLLLLPSASSVQPAVPYFEQRLGIGPLSSSEMAYLRRLAEEAYGETEVTTELSTAEADGTDAWDNSCVSEPVNEGGFSQEDVADEADEQPDDAAAAADV, from the exons ATGACGAAACTGGACTCGAAACTGGTTCTTCTAGTGCTAGTCGGTGCGACgacactgctgctactgttgccCTCCGCTTCATCAG TCCAACCGGCAGTGCCGTACTTTGAGCAGCGCCTTGGCATAGGACCACTGTCTTCGAGCGAGATGGCTTACTTGCGACGGCTTGCCGAGGAGGCATACGGCGAAACGGAAGTGACCACGGAACTAAGCACGGCCGAAGCCGATGGCACGGACGCGTGGGACAATTCGTGCGTGAGTGAGCCGGTCAATGAGGGTGGCTTCAGCCAGGAGGATGTGGCCGACGAGGCAGACGAGCAGCCGGACGACGCAGCGGCCGCGGCAGATGTGTAG